The Amycolatopsis jiangsuensis nucleotide sequence GGCCCGAGTTGTCCACAATCGGCTACGCCTGTGGACAACTGACCATTTCGCCCTTTCGTGGCACCTCCTCCGTGCCAAGCTGACTGGCATGACGTTGTCCACCGTCCCGCCGCCGGACGTACTGCTTCCGGACCACCCGACCTTGCTCCCGGGCATCCACGTGCTCGAACGCGACGATGACGAGGTCCAGTTCGGCCTCGATCCGCGACATGGCGTCGTGGCAGGCGGGCTCGTCCCCCAGGTGGTCGAGATCGTCCGCCGGCTCGACGGCAGGCGCGGGCTCGACGACCTCATGATCGCGGTGGGCGAACACCGCGATCAGCTGCACCTGCTGCTCAAGCAGCTCACCGCACTGGGGCTGGTCACCGAAGCCCCGCGGCAGGCGGCCAAGCGCATCGAGACCGGTCTGTGGTCGCTACGTGCCCGCCACCATCAGACCGCTCTCACCGATCGCCGGAGGCAAAGCCTGGTCGCCGTGCACGGCAGCGGACGGCTGGCCGTCGCCGTGGCCGTGCTGCTGGCGAACGCCGGTGTCGGGCACCTCGACATCCGCGCGGCCGGCACAGTCACCGAGGCCGATCTCGGTTCCGGGCTGACCACCCTCGAGCTGGGTCAGCTCCGCCGGCGCGCGATCCTGACCGTGCTGGCCCGCATGGCACCCGAGGTGTCCACCGCCCGAAACCACCGCCGCAGCCCCGACCTCGTCTTGCTCACCGACACCCTCGTCCCGCCGCCGGAGGAAGTCGCGGAGCTGGTCGAGGAGGGCATTCCGCACCTTCCCGTCCGGGTCCGCGAGGGGACCGGCATCGTCGGCCCGCTCGTCGTGCCCGGTCGCAGTGCCTGTCTGCGGTGCTGCGACCTGCATCGGACCGACATGGATTCCTCCTGGCCACGGGTGGCGAGCCAGCTCGTCGGGAAGTCGCAACGGCCCGACCTCGGCGCGGTGCAGGCGTGCGCGGCGCTCGCCGTCGCGCAGGCCATGCGCCTGCTGTCCCCCAGTGACGAGCCGCCGCCCACGTGGAACACCACGCTGGAGATCGACAACTTCGAGGGCCGGGTCCACCACGAGGACTGGGAGCCGCACCCGGACTGCGGCTGCGGGGCACCGGTTGCGGTGGACGAGGATGAGCCAGAGGAGGTACTGCAGGAGATGTAGCCCACATCGCGGGCCTCGGTGGGCTGCGGGGGCCACGCCTGCCAAGGCAGAATCGCACAGGTGACCGACTTTCGCGACCGCACCGGAGACCGCGAACCCGCCCTGCCCCGGCGGGGCGCAGCACGTACCGCGAAGCTGGCCAGTCTTCCGCTCGGCATCGCGGGCCGGGCCGTCGGCGGCTGGGGTAAGCGGCTCACCGGGCAGAGCGCTGACCAGGTGAGTGCGACGCTGTCGGCCAAAGCCGCGGAGCAGCTCTTCGAGGTCCTCGGCACACTCAAGGGCGGCGCGATGAAGTTCGGCCAGGCGTTGAGTGTGTTCGAGGCCGCCGTACCCGACGACATGGCCAAGCCGTACCGCGAAGCGCTCACGAAGCTGCAGTCGGCGGCCCCGCCGATGCCGGCCCGGCAGACCCATCGGGTACTCGCCGAGCAGCTGGGCCGGTCCTGGTCAGGCCGGTTCGCGCACTTCGACGACGAGCCGGCGGCGTCGGCGAGCATCGGCCAGGTCCACCGCGCGACGTGGCACGACGGCCGCGAAGTCGCGGTCAAAGTCCAGTACCCTGGTGCCGACGCGGCGTTGCGCAGCGACCTGCGCCAACTGCAGCGGTTCAGCAGGCTGTTCCAGGCGTTCGTGCCCGGCACCGACGTGAAGCCCCTGCTTTCCGAGCTGGCCGAGCGGATGGACGAGGAACTCGACTACCTCTCCGAGGCCGACAACCAGCGCGCGTTCGCCAAGGCCTTCGAGGGCGACCCCGCGTTCCTGATCCCGCGCGTCGTGGCCAGCGCGCCGAAGGTCGTGGTCACGGAGTGGGTCACCGGCACCCCGTTGGCCCGCATCATCTCCGACGGCGATCAGGAGACCCGCAATCTCGCGGGCCGATTGCTGGCCGAGTTCCATTACTCCTCGCCGGCCCGGGTGCACCTGTTGCACTCCGATCCGCATCCCGGAAACTTCATGCTCACCGAAGACGGACGCCTGTGCGTGATCGACTTCGGTGGAGTCGCCAAGCTTCCACACGGCATCCCACGGCATCTGGGCGAAATGACCCGGCTGGCACTCGACGGCCACTCCGGCGAGCTGATGCAACTGCTGCGGGGAAACGGCTTCGTGCGCGAGGGTTCCGAGCTGTCGTCGGACGAGGTGCTGCGGTACCTCGCACCGTTCACCGAGCCGTTGGCCACGCCGACGTTCCACTTCACGCGTCGCTGGATGCAGCGTCAGGCCGGCCGGGTCGGAGACACCCGCGGCACCGATTTCCACGTCGGACGGTCACTGAACCTGCCGCCCGAATATCTGATGATCCACCGGGTCACGGCCGGTTCCACCGGCATCCTCTGCCAGCTCGACGCGGAGATCCCGGCACGCGGCATCGTGGAGCGATGGCAACCCGGTTTTGCCACCTGAGTTATCCACAGGAAGAGGCGATTCCGGCTGGATCGGACGAAGTTGTCCACAGATTGCCGAAGGCGGTTCCACTCGGATGGCCGAGCCGCCATTCTCGATACATGACGATTACAGCAAGTACCGACCCGACTGCTTTCGGTGATTTGGTGGCTCACGGTGTGCTGGTTCGGCGACACCTCCGTGAAGCCGGACTTTCGGAACGAAGAATCGCGAAGCTCTCCGGACCGGGCGGGCCGTGGCAAAGGGTCTACTCCGGGGTCTTCCTCGTGCACGACAAACCGCCGAGCCGGGAACAGCTTCTGCACGCGGCGATCGCCCGCTGCCGGCCGGACGCCGTGATCACCGGCACGGACGCGCTGCGCGCCCACGGCGTGAACCACCCGCTTACCGAGCAGATCCACCTGCTCGTGCCGCATTACCGGCGGCTCGCCGCCGAGCCGGGGATCCTCGCCAACCGCACCGCGCGGATGCCGGAGCCGGTGATGATCGACGGCCTGCCCTACGCCACGCCCGCGCGTGCCGCACTCGACCTGGCCCGTCGGGAGAACGAACCCGATACGGTCGCCCAGCTGGTGTCGCTGCCGCTGTACTGGGGGCTCTGCGATCGCGCCGAACTGTTCGCCGAGCTCGACGCGGGCAACCAGCGCGGTTCGGCGGCGGTGCGCTCCGTTCTTCGCGGGATGAACGATCGGGAGACGTTCGCCCACGGCCGAGCCCTCGACGTGCTCCGGCAGACGGCGCTGCCCACACCGCAGTGGAACGTGGCGGTGTGCGATCGCCGCGGCCGGCGGATCGGCACCGCAGACGCCTGGTGGGACGAGATCGGGCTGGCCTGGCGTTACCGCACGGCAGCAGGCCCTACCGACTTCAGCCATCTCGCCCTCGCGGCAACCGGCACCGTGCTGTTCCGCTGCACGCCGCAGCAGCTCATGGACTCCCCCGAGGAAATGAGTCGCGAGCTGATCCGGGCCTACACGCAGGCAGCGCGCACACCACGGCCCAAGGTCCGGGCGATCTGCCGAACAGGGAACGCTGCCTGATCCACGGTCTTTCACTCGCACCAATGCCTTGGACGGTCACCGGGGCCGGACGCACGGCCGTTCTTCGGTAGCGAACCAAGCACCCATCACCTCCCGCGGCAATGAATGCTGTAGCGACGCACGCCTTGGCAAGGTGCGGATGGGGCCCCGAGACGCTGAGACCGGTTGATTCGGCTGCCGATTCGCTGCGCAGCTCTGGGAGGTCGTGACGCAGTGGGAACACGCGGAGTGTTTGCCGGGGTGGTGGAACGTCTCGCTGGTGCCGAGCCGGGCCGGGCAGCTCACCAGTATTCGTCGGGCAGCTTTCCCTCGATGTCACGTGCGTGGTTGCGGGCGCAGCCCGGGCAGAGCCAGCGTTCGGTGCCATTTTCCTTGGTGCAGGCCCAGGCGAGGGCGGCGAGCGTGTCAGTCTCCGCCGCGCGGGAGCGGCCGCAGCGTGCGCAGGACACGTCCGGTGCGGTCATGACACACGTCCGTGGTGCACGCTCCGGGCGCCCAGGAGGTACAGGTCGCGTCGGTTGGCGAGGTGGTGCGGACTCTCCGGGTCGAGTAAGGCGGCGAGGTCGGCGCGGTCTTCCGCGGTCAGGAGTTCGGCAGCGTGCTCGGCGATCCGGGAGAGGTGGTGGTGCACGTAGCCAGGCAGCGCGTCCGGCCCCGGTGCGGGGTGGTCGACCAGCATGCTGAACGAACCGACCTCGGCGAGCCCGGCGCGTTCGAGTGCGATCGGCCAGCCGTAGGGCATCGGCACGGAGCCGTCGATGCCTTCACGCATCCCGACGAACCACTCGGCCTGCGCGGCGTGCAGTCGCTCCTCGAGCCCGGGCCGGCCCATTCCGAGATCCCAAGGGAGGCAGGAAAAGCTCAACCCACCTTCGGACAACGCGACGATCCCGCCCGGCCGTACCACCGCGGCGAGCGTGCCGACCGCGGCCTGCTGGTCCGGCAGGTGGTGCACGACCCGGGATGCCCACACCAGGTCGGCGGCCGGCAACGTCTCCGGCAGGTCGGTGTCGGCGGCGTCGGCATGCACGGCGCGCACGTCCACGACCGAGCCGGCCACAGCGCGGACAGCGCGCTCGGCCTCGTCCAGAAGCTCGGGCGTCGCGTCCGCCAGGATGATCGTGCCGCCGTCGCGAGCAGCGAGTTCCCGGGCGAAGTGGGTGCTCATCCCGCCCGCGCCACAGCCGAGGTCGACCACCGTCGGCGTGCCGGGAAGCCGCGCGACAAGCCGGGCGGCAGCAGCCGCCTGCGCGTCGGAGTCGAGACTGTCGGCGGCACGGAGCAACGCGAGCCGATCAGCCCAGTCGATGTGATCGTGACTATGCGCGGACATTGCCTCATTGAACACCCGCGAACGACCGCGGGCAGGCGGATCCCCCGACGGCACCCACCTGCCCCGCGCTTACTCCCTGCCCCGCCGGAACCTGCCGACCAGGCAAACGGGAGAGCGACAGGCGGTCTGGTTCCACACCACCCGGTTTCTGGTCCAGGTGCGGATTTCGGTGACGAAGCACGGCAACAGCTCTCGGAACCGGAGCAGCAGCTACCCGGAGCACGGCCGCAACCACCCGATTTCGGGCGGCCACCCGCGCGACCGAGATGACAGCTACCCCCCCCAGTCGAGGCAACCACCGGACACCAGCCGACCACCCGAGCCCAGGCAACCACCCGACACCGCGCGACCACCCGACACCAGGCAACCACCCCGCTTCCGGGCAGCCGCCCCGTGACAGAGGCGGCTGCCCGGAATCGGGTCGTGGTCAGTGCTGGATGCGGTGGCGTTCCGCGTGGGTTTCGGCCCAGCGGGCCAGGCGGGACCAGCGGCGGGCGGCTCGGGCGTGACGCCAGGGGCGCCATGTCTCGGCCGCGGTGTGGATTTCCCGTATTCGGGCACGGGACAGTTCTTCGTGCAGCAACATCTTCGTGGTCTCCTGAGTCTTGTTCTGCTTCGGTTTCGGCTGCACGCGGGCGGTTTCTCCGGTGCGGGCCTCGTAATCGCGGGTGGTCAGCAGTTCGACGGTCATGCGGCGGCGCTCCGGGCGGTGGTGGTGACGGCGGTCTCGAGGGTGGCGTTCTTGCGCGGGCGGCCGCGGGGCCGCTTGCGTGCGATCACCACGCCGCGTTCGAAGATCTCGCCGCCCCAGACTCCCCACGGCTCGCGCCGGGCGAGGGCGCCGGCAAGGCAGGCGTCGCGCACCGGGCAGCCGGCGCAGAACGCCTTCGCCCGCTCCAGCTCGGCCGGTGATTCGGCGAACCACAGGTCGGCGTCGCGCGAGCGGCAGGGCACCTCGGGGTCGGTCACGCCGTCGAGCAGGTCACCGATGCCGACGTCGAACCCGTCGGTCACGGCACTCTCGGCGAGTGCGATGGCGGATGACATGTCCGTGCTCCTTTTCAGTGTGGTGGTGGTCGGGACGGTGTTCGGACTGGACACCTTGTTCCTCAGGGGTTGGGCAGCCAAAAAAACACGAAGGCCGCGGATCCGGTTACCGGTTCCGCGGCCTTCGTGAGCCTGATGTCCTGACTAGGTCAGGGACTTCGCTCCCGTAACGACAACGGAACACGGAACTGCTTGATGGTCGGCAGATCGACATCGACCTGCGGGTCCACGGCGACGACCGCGGACACACGAGTGGTGCCGGCCGGGGTCCACGTGCGCTCGATACGACGGAGTGCTGCTCCGAAGCAGGCAGCGGACACACCGGTTCCCTGGCGCTGGGCTGGGTCGACACCAACGGACAGACCGGTGCCAGGGCTCATGAGCAACGTGTAATTGCCGTTCACTTCACTGACACCACCTTTCGCTGTCCGGACGCTCACCGCACCGGGCGGCTCTCGTCACATGCTTCCCCAGACCGGGCTCTTCCACCCGGGTGTACCAGCAGGTTATTGCCCCCACGAGACGGGGGCAACCGATTTTCCCAAATCTCTGCCGAAGCGACGAAGATCGTCCGTGAGCAGTGGGTTCGCCGCACCGATCACCGCGTCGACGCGGTCAATCACGCATCGACGCGGTCACCCCGCACCGCTGCAGTCATTCGCCCGCCGCGGTCCACCCTGCCCGCGGCGGCCAGCCCTGCACCGCCGCAGCCACACCGCACCACCGCAGCCACCCTGCACCGTCGCATCGCACCGCCGCAGTCACCCGGCACCACCGCAGGCACCTAGCAGCGCCGCGGTCACGACCGCAGTGCCGCATCAACCCCGTACCGAGTCGCGCACCACGTCGAGTACCTCGGCGCCGAAGCGGGCCAGCTTCGTGGCTCCGATGCCGGAGATCGACACGAGTGCGCCGTCGTCGGTCGGTCGTTGTTCGGCTATCGCCATCAGCGTGGCGTCGGTGAACACCACGAACGCGGGCACCTTCAGCTCCCGGGACCGCTCTCCCCGCCAGGCTTTCAGCTTCTCCAGCAGTTCTTCATCCACTGTGGACGGGCACCGAGCGCACCGGCCGAGTTTGACCTCCATGGTCTGCACCAGCGGACCGCCGCACATGCGGCAGCGGTTCACCTTCGTGGCGGCCTTCGGTGCCTGCTGGGCACGCGCGATGCGCGCCGCCGGATGGTCCTCCGGAATCAGCCCGTACAGGAAGCGGCTGCGCCGACGGTTGCGCCGGCTGCCCGGGCCGCGCGCGAGCGACCAGGACAACGACAGGTGCTCACGCGCCCGCGTGACGCCGACGTAGAACAGCCGGCGTTCCTCCTCGATGGCGGCGTCGTCACCGTCCGCGTGAAGGATCGGCATCGTGCCCTCCGACAGCCCGACGAGGAACACCGCGTCCCACTCGAGCCCCTTCGCGGCGTGAAGCGACGCCAGCGTGACGCCCTCGACCGTCGGCGGGTGCTGGGCTGCCGCGCGCTGCTCAAGGTCCGCCACAAACCGCGGTAGGTCCACGTCGTCGACTGCTGCCGCCAGCTCCTCGGCCAGCTCGACGAGCGCGAGCAGCGCGTCCCACCGCTCCTTCGCGGCGCCACCCGCCGGCGGCTGCTCGGTGAGACCGACGCGCGCGAGAACGGAACGCACTGCGGTCACGAGCTCCGCCGAAGACGGTTCGACGGACGCCGCGCGCAGTGCCGACATCGCCTGCCGCACCTCGGCGCGCTGGAAGAACCGTTCGCCGCCGCGGATCAGATACGGGATCCCGGCCTCGGTGAGCGCCTGCTCGTATGCCTCCGACTGCGCGTTCACGCGGAACAGCACGGCGATCTCGCTCGCCGCGACGCCGCCGTCGAGCAGCTCGCGGACCCGCCGCGCGACGGCGGCGGCCTCGACGGCTTCGTCCTCGTGCTCGGCGAACCGCGGTTCGGGTCCCTCCGGGCGCTGGCCCACGAGCTTCAGCCGCGAACCGGCCGGACGACCGCGGGCCGCCCCGATCACGCGGTTCGCGAGCGACACCACCTGCGGCGTCGACCGGTAGTCGCGCTCGAGCCGCACCACCGTCGCCTCGGGGAACCGCCTCGTGAACTCCAGCAACGACCGCGGTGAGGCACCGCCGAACGAGTAGATGGTCTGGTTGGCGTCACCGACCACAGTGAGGTCGTCGCGGCCGCCGAGCCACGCGTCGAGCAGACGCTGCTGCAACGGCGTGACGTCCTGGTACTCGTCAACGACGAAGCAGCGGTAGCGGTCACGGAACTCGACAGCGACCGCTTCGTGCTTCTCGAGCACCGCGGTGGTGTGCAACAGGAGATCGTCGAAGTCGAGCACCTGCGCGGCCGTCTTCAGCTCTTCGTACTGCCGGTACACCTCCGCGACCTGCGCGACCGGCGCCGGCGTGGCCCGCTGCGTACGTGCCGCGACAGCCGCGTACTCCTCCGGCGACACCAGCGAAGCCTTGCTCCACTCGATCTCGCTCGCGAGGTCGCGCACCACCTCGGCTTCGGTGCTCAGCCGCAGCCGCTGAGCGGCCTGCACGACCAGCCGGAACTTGTTGTCGACCAGGTCCCACGGCCGGTCCCCCACGACCCGCGGCCAGAAGTAGCGGAGCTGACGGCGGGCAGCCGCGTGGAAGGTGAGCGCCTGTGCCGCCTCGACGCCGAGCCCGCGCAGCCGGGTGCGCATCTCGCCTGCCGCACGCGTGGTGAAGGTGACCGCAAGCACCTGACCAGGTGCGACGTGCCCGGAACGGACCAGGTGCGCGATACGGTGCGTGATCGTGCGCGTCTTCCCCGTGCCTGCCCCCGCCAGGACGCACACCGGGCCGCGGGGCGCGGCCGCGGCGGCGCGCTGCTCGGGATCGAGCCCGTCGAGCAAGCTGAGACGGCGTGGACTGCTCTGCGAAGACGATGCGGTGGCCACCCCGCGATCCTCGCAGAGGGGGCCGACGGATTCGTGGCCGGGCACGCGGCCGTATCCTGGTCAGATGGCGGGTAAGCAGGACAAGGAAGCGGCCAAGGAGGCCAAGCGGGAGAAGCGCGCGGCCGGCAAGGCGCGGCGCGGGCAGCTGTTCGAGGCGTTCAAGATGCAACGCCGCGAAGATCCGATGCTCATCCCCTGGATGGTCGGTTCGATCGTGGTCGTGGCCGGGGTGCTTTTCGGCATCGGGTTCCTCTTCGACATCCAGTGGACGCTGCTGCCGCTGGGCGTCGTGCTCGGTGTCCTGCTCGCCGTGATCATCTTCGGCCGCCGGGTGCAGCGCACGGTCTTCGCGAAGGCGGACGGCCAGCCGGGCGCGGCCGCGTGGGCGCTGGAGAACCTGCGCGGCAAGTGGAAGGTGACGCCGACGGTGGCCGCCACCACGCAGCTCGACGCCGTGCACCGCGTGCTCGGGCACCCCGGCGTGGTGCTCGTCGCCGAGGGCGCGCCGCACCGGGTGAAGAACTTGCTCGCGCAGGAGAAGAAGCGCGTCTCGCGGCTGATCGGCGAGACCCCGATCTACGACTTCACCATCGGGCACGAAGAGAAGCAGGTGCCGCTCAAGAAGCTGCAGAGCCACCTCACGAAGCTGCCGCGCAACCTCAAGCCCGCCCAGGTCGACGCGCTGGAGGCGAAGCTCGCCGCGCTCGGTTCGCGCGGCGCGGCCATGCCGAAGGGGCCGATGCCGGCCGGCGCGAAGATGCGCAACGTGCAGCGCACCATCCGCCGCCGCTGACCTGCCCGGCAACCACCGGCCCGCGGCGCCGGGAAGGCCGCTCTGGGGGAGGTCTGCCCGGCGTCGCGGAAAAGGTCACTCTGGTCGCGGAGAAGGCCGCTCTGAAGGAGACCTTCCCCGCGACGCGGGAAAGGTCAGCGCATCCGGATGACCACGGTGCCGGTGGCGCGGTCAAGCCAGGTGCGGCTGTCCGCGTTCCGCACCAGCAGCGGCACGATCAGCACGGTCAGCACCATCCGCACCAGCGCCCGCCACGGGCCGACCATGGCGACGCCGTCGAGTCGCGCAACGCGGATGCCGAGCACCCCCATGCCCGGCGTGAAGCCGAAGAAGGTCACCGCGATCACGGTGAGCACCGCCCACACCGCCCCCGCCCAGAGGTTGAACGTCTGCATCGCCGCCACGTTCTGCAGGTCGTAGGGCTGGAACAGCGCGGTCACGAGCGAGGCGAACACCAGGTCCACGATCAGGGCGAGCAGCCGCTGCCCGCCGCCGGCGACCGCGCCGACGCCGGATTCGGGCAACCCGAACCTGGCCCCCGGCCACTTCGGCGGATCCTCCCGCGTCGTGGGATCGCCGGTGCCCGGCAGCCATTCACCCGTCCATCTCGCCACCCGTCCAGGGTATGCCGGTGGCGCGCACCACATTCTGCCTGGTCGACTGCCTGTATCCGGCCACCCGTTAACACCGGCGAAACATACGGGTGACGGTCGGGCAACACCGCGCTCATAGCGTGAGCCGAAGAGAGTAAAGCCGCCGGTAACGAACGAGAAGGAGTCACCGAGGGTGCCCACTACTCCAGACGACATCCAGCGCCTCATCGCCGACGAGAAGGTGGAGTCCATCGACGTCAGGTTCTGCGACCTGCCGGGCGTCATGCAGCACTTCACGGTGCCCGCCAAGGCGTTCGACCTGGAGGCCTACGAAGAGGGCCTGGCCTTCGACGGATCCTCGGTGCGCGGCTTCCAGTCGATCCACGAGTCCGACATGCTGCTGCTGCCGGACCCCGAGACGGCCCGGATCGACCCGTTCCGCAAGATGAAGACGCTGTCGCTCAACTTCTTCGTGCACGACCCGTTCACGCGCGAGGCCTACAGCCGCGACCCGCGCAACATCGCGCGCAAGGCCGAGCAGTACATCGCCGAGTACGGGGTCGCGGACAACGTGTTCTTCGGTCCCGAGGCCGAGTTCTACATCTTCGACTCGGTCCGCTTCGAGGACGCCGAACACCTGTCGTTCCACGAGATCGACTCGGTCGAGGGCTGGTGGAACACTGGCGCCGACACCGAAGGCGGCAACCAGGGCTACAAGACGAAGTTCAAGGGCGGCTACTTCCCGGTGCCGCCGGTCGACCACTTCGCCGACCTGCGTGACGACATCGTCCGCCAGCTGCAGAGCCAGGGCTTCGAGATCGAGCGCGCGCACCACGAGGTGGGCACCGCCGGTCAGACCGAGATCAACTACAAGTTCAACACGCTGCTGCACGCCGCGGACGACCTGCAGCTGTTCAAGTACATCGTGAAGAACACCGTGTTCGCCGCGGGCAAGACCGCGACGTTCATGCCGAAGCCGCTGGCCGGCGACAACGGCTCGGGCATGCACTGCCACCAGTCGCTGTGGAAGGACGGCCAGCCGCTGTTCCACGACGAGTCCGGTTACGCGGGCCTGTCCGACACCGCGCGGCACTACATCGGCGGTCTGCTCAAGCACGCACCGAGCCTGCTGGCCTTCACCAACCCGACGGTGAACTCCTACCACCGCCTGGTGCCGGGCTTCGAGGCGCCGGTCAGCCTGGTGTACTCGCAGCGCAACCGCTCGGCGTGCGTGCGCATTCCGATCACCGGCAACAACCCGAAGGCCAAGCGCGCCGAGTTCCGCTGCCCGGACTCCTCCGGCAACCCGTACCTGGCCTTCTCCGCCATGATGATGGCCGGCCTCGACGGCATCAAGAACAAGATCGAGCCCGCGGAGCCGATCGACAAGGACCTCTACGAGCTGCCGCCCGAGGAGGCAAAGAACGTCAAGCTGGTCCCCGGCGACCTCGGCACGGTCCTCGACACCCTGGAAGCCGACCACGACTTCCTGCTCGAGGGTGGCGTCTTCACGCCCGACGTGATCGACACGTGGATCTCCTACAAGCGCGAGAACGAGATCGACCCGCTGCGGCTGCGTCCGCACCCGTACGAGTTCTCGCTGTACTACGACGTGTGATCCACTCCGGCCGTCCTGAAGGGACGGCTCCTCGGACACGGGGCGGCGGCCGCGGGGAACACCCCGGTCGCCGTCCCGTTTCTGTGCGGGCCGGGGGAATCACGCGGGTGTGGCGGCGGCGAACCGGCGCCGGAACGCGAGTGACACGTAGACCAGGGCGACGAGGACGGGGACCTCGATGAGCGGGCCGACGACTCCGGCCAGCGCTTGTCCGCTGGTCGCGCCGAACGTGGCGATCGCGACGGCGATGGCGAGCTCGAAGTTGTTGCCCGCGGCGGTGAACGCGAGCGTCGTGGTTCGTTCGTACGACAGGCCGACGGCCCTGCCCAGCGCGTACGACCCGGCCCACATGAGTCCGAAGTAGACGAGCAGGGGCAGTGCGATCCGGGCCACGTCGAGTGGACGGCTGGTGATCTGCGCGCCCTGCAACGCGAACAG carries:
- a CDS encoding RDD family protein, encoding MARWTGEWLPGTGDPTTREDPPKWPGARFGLPESGVGAVAGGGQRLLALIVDLVFASLVTALFQPYDLQNVAAMQTFNLWAGAVWAVLTVIAVTFFGFTPGMGVLGIRVARLDGVAMVGPWRALVRMVLTVLIVPLLVRNADSRTWLDRATGTVVIRMR
- a CDS encoding WhiB family transcriptional regulator produces the protein MSSAIALAESAVTDGFDVGIGDLLDGVTDPEVPCRSRDADLWFAESPAELERAKAFCAGCPVRDACLAGALARREPWGVWGGEIFERGVVIARKRPRGRPRKNATLETAVTTTARSAAA
- the glnA gene encoding type I glutamate--ammonia ligase, with translation MPTTPDDIQRLIADEKVESIDVRFCDLPGVMQHFTVPAKAFDLEAYEEGLAFDGSSVRGFQSIHESDMLLLPDPETARIDPFRKMKTLSLNFFVHDPFTREAYSRDPRNIARKAEQYIAEYGVADNVFFGPEAEFYIFDSVRFEDAEHLSFHEIDSVEGWWNTGADTEGGNQGYKTKFKGGYFPVPPVDHFADLRDDIVRQLQSQGFEIERAHHEVGTAGQTEINYKFNTLLHAADDLQLFKYIVKNTVFAAGKTATFMPKPLAGDNGSGMHCHQSLWKDGQPLFHDESGYAGLSDTARHYIGGLLKHAPSLLAFTNPTVNSYHRLVPGFEAPVSLVYSQRNRSACVRIPITGNNPKAKRAEFRCPDSSGNPYLAFSAMMMAGLDGIKNKIEPAEPIDKDLYELPPEEAKNVKLVPGDLGTVLDTLEADHDFLLEGGVFTPDVIDTWISYKRENEIDPLRLRPHPYEFSLYYDV
- a CDS encoding DUF4191 domain-containing protein, whose translation is MAGKQDKEAAKEAKREKRAAGKARRGQLFEAFKMQRREDPMLIPWMVGSIVVVAGVLFGIGFLFDIQWTLLPLGVVLGVLLAVIIFGRRVQRTVFAKADGQPGAAAWALENLRGKWKVTPTVAATTQLDAVHRVLGHPGVVLVAEGAPHRVKNLLAQEKKRVSRLIGETPIYDFTIGHEEKQVPLKKLQSHLTKLPRNLKPAQVDALEAKLAALGSRGAAMPKGPMPAGAKMRNVQRTIRRR
- a CDS encoding TOMM precursor leader peptide-binding protein, with protein sequence MTLSTVPPPDVLLPDHPTLLPGIHVLERDDDEVQFGLDPRHGVVAGGLVPQVVEIVRRLDGRRGLDDLMIAVGEHRDQLHLLLKQLTALGLVTEAPRQAAKRIETGLWSLRARHHQTALTDRRRQSLVAVHGSGRLAVAVAVLLANAGVGHLDIRAAGTVTEADLGSGLTTLELGQLRRRAILTVLARMAPEVSTARNHRRSPDLVLLTDTLVPPPEEVAELVEEGIPHLPVRVREGTGIVGPLVVPGRSACLRCCDLHRTDMDSSWPRVASQLVGKSQRPDLGAVQACAALAVAQAMRLLSPSDEPPPTWNTTLEIDNFEGRVHHEDWEPHPDCGCGAPVAVDEDEPEEVLQEM
- a CDS encoding class I SAM-dependent methyltransferase, translated to MSAHSHDHIDWADRLALLRAADSLDSDAQAAAAARLVARLPGTPTVVDLGCGAGGMSTHFARELAARDGGTIILADATPELLDEAERAVRAVAGSVVDVRAVHADAADTDLPETLPAADLVWASRVVHHLPDQQAAVGTLAAVVRPGGIVALSEGGLSFSCLPWDLGMGRPGLEERLHAAQAEWFVGMREGIDGSVPMPYGWPIALERAGLAEVGSFSMLVDHPAPGPDALPGYVHHHLSRIAEHAAELLTAEDRADLAALLDPESPHHLANRRDLYLLGARSVHHGRVS
- a CDS encoding ABC1 kinase family protein — translated: MTDFRDRTGDREPALPRRGAARTAKLASLPLGIAGRAVGGWGKRLTGQSADQVSATLSAKAAEQLFEVLGTLKGGAMKFGQALSVFEAAVPDDMAKPYREALTKLQSAAPPMPARQTHRVLAEQLGRSWSGRFAHFDDEPAASASIGQVHRATWHDGREVAVKVQYPGADAALRSDLRQLQRFSRLFQAFVPGTDVKPLLSELAERMDEELDYLSEADNQRAFAKAFEGDPAFLIPRVVASAPKVVVTEWVTGTPLARIISDGDQETRNLAGRLLAEFHYSSPARVHLLHSDPHPGNFMLTEDGRLCVIDFGGVAKLPHGIPRHLGEMTRLALDGHSGELMQLLRGNGFVREGSELSSDEVLRYLAPFTEPLATPTFHFTRRWMQRQAGRVGDTRGTDFHVGRSLNLPPEYLMIHRVTAGSTGILCQLDAEIPARGIVERWQPGFAT
- a CDS encoding ATP-dependent DNA helicase UvrD2 — protein: MATASSSQSSPRRLSLLDGLDPEQRAAAAAPRGPVCVLAGAGTGKTRTITHRIAHLVRSGHVAPGQVLAVTFTTRAAGEMRTRLRGLGVEAAQALTFHAAARRQLRYFWPRVVGDRPWDLVDNKFRLVVQAAQRLRLSTEAEVVRDLASEIEWSKASLVSPEEYAAVAARTQRATPAPVAQVAEVYRQYEELKTAAQVLDFDDLLLHTTAVLEKHEAVAVEFRDRYRCFVVDEYQDVTPLQQRLLDAWLGGRDDLTVVGDANQTIYSFGGASPRSLLEFTRRFPEATVVRLERDYRSTPQVVSLANRVIGAARGRPAGSRLKLVGQRPEGPEPRFAEHEDEAVEAAAVARRVRELLDGGVAASEIAVLFRVNAQSEAYEQALTEAGIPYLIRGGERFFQRAEVRQAMSALRAASVEPSSAELVTAVRSVLARVGLTEQPPAGGAAKERWDALLALVELAEELAAAVDDVDLPRFVADLEQRAAAQHPPTVEGVTLASLHAAKGLEWDAVFLVGLSEGTMPILHADGDDAAIEEERRLFYVGVTRAREHLSLSWSLARGPGSRRNRRRSRFLYGLIPEDHPAARIARAQQAPKAATKVNRCRMCGGPLVQTMEVKLGRCARCPSTVDEELLEKLKAWRGERSRELKVPAFVVFTDATLMAIAEQRPTDDGALVSISGIGATKLARFGAEVLDVVRDSVRG